The DNA segment TGAGGTACCGATGAGCACTGTTGACATCCTTTCGCCTGCCGGCGAGAAGACCGGAAGCGTCGAACTCCCCGCGGAGATCTTCGGCGTGGAGAAGGTCAGCATCCCGCTGATCCACCAGGTCGTCGTCGCGCAGAACGCGGCTGCCCGTCAGGGCACGCACAAGACGAAGACCCGTGGCGAGGTCCGTGGTGGCGGCAAGAAGCCGTACCGCCAGAAGGGCACCGGCCGCGCCCGTCAGGGCTCGACCCGCGCGCCGCAGTTCGCCGGTGGTGGCGTCGTCCACGGCCCGCAGCCGCGTGACTACTCGCAGCGGACGCCCAAGAAGATGAAGGCCGCGGCCCTGCGCCACGCCCTCACCGACCGGGCCCGCCACAACCGCATCCACGTCGTCTCCGGCGTGATCGAGGGCGAGAACCCCTCCACGAAGGCCGCCAAGTCGCTGTTCGGCAAGATCTCGGAGCGCAAG comes from the Streptomyces griseiscabiei genome and includes:
- the rplD gene encoding 50S ribosomal protein L4 codes for the protein MSTVDILSPAGEKTGSVELPAEIFGVEKVSIPLIHQVVVAQNAAARQGTHKTKTRGEVRGGGKKPYRQKGTGRARQGSTRAPQFAGGGVVHGPQPRDYSQRTPKKMKAAALRHALTDRARHNRIHVVSGVIEGENPSTKAAKSLFGKISERKNLLLVVERADEAAWLSARNLPQVHILEPGQLNTYDVIVSDDVVFTQGALESFVSGPNKANDTEGTEV